In Gulosibacter molinativorax, a single window of DNA contains:
- a CDS encoding ISAs1 family transposase: MSSSLIDLICATTTAPTDFEAVPEIDFEALRNLLATTPDPRSRRGCRYEFAELLSIFVAAVLCGAKSLTMITEWAAHQAQTRPFPSGRTPSLATMHRVATSADPVWLDEHLGAWTRNQHSVTSKVVAIDGKEVRGAKHANGQRVFLMAAFDHGTGCVIEQEPIPEKTNEIPHFPILLARLGDLQGMIVTADALHTQTSHAHWLHEHGAHYVFTVKSNQRALRDRIMQQNWAHHQPGFLDTEKKHGRITRWEATCLPAPTRIRFPHAAQTMRLTRDRTNPRTRESTREHVFVITSLPPEQASPAALASYIRGHWGIENRLHWIRDTAYREDASQVRTGNAAHLMATIRNLAITVHRLAGATNITAALRHAGTRPNTIRTITGL, translated from the coding sequence ATGTCATCATCGTTGATCGACCTGATTTGCGCCACCACCACTGCTCCGACCGACTTCGAGGCTGTCCCCGAAATCGATTTCGAGGCCCTCCGCAATCTCCTCGCGACCACCCCAGACCCACGCTCCCGACGCGGCTGCCGGTACGAATTCGCGGAACTCCTCAGCATCTTCGTGGCCGCGGTACTCTGCGGCGCAAAATCCCTCACCATGATCACCGAATGGGCCGCCCACCAAGCCCAAACCCGGCCGTTCCCATCAGGACGAACCCCCTCCCTCGCCACGATGCACCGCGTCGCGACCAGCGCCGACCCGGTCTGGCTCGACGAACACTTAGGCGCGTGGACCCGCAACCAGCACTCCGTCACCAGCAAGGTCGTCGCCATCGACGGCAAAGAAGTCCGCGGCGCGAAACACGCCAACGGGCAACGCGTGTTCCTGATGGCCGCGTTCGATCACGGTACCGGCTGTGTGATCGAGCAAGAACCCATCCCGGAGAAAACGAACGAGATCCCGCACTTCCCGATCCTGCTCGCCAGGCTCGGTGACCTGCAGGGGATGATCGTCACTGCGGACGCGCTCCACACCCAAACATCCCACGCACACTGGTTACACGAGCACGGCGCACACTATGTCTTCACCGTGAAATCGAACCAGCGAGCACTGCGCGATCGGATCATGCAGCAGAACTGGGCCCACCACCAACCCGGCTTTCTCGACACCGAGAAGAAACACGGCAGGATCACTCGCTGGGAAGCGACCTGCCTGCCCGCCCCGACGCGAATCAGGTTCCCGCACGCGGCACAAACAATGCGATTGACGCGCGACCGCACCAACCCCCGCACCCGCGAGTCCACGCGCGAGCACGTGTTCGTGATCACCTCGCTGCCACCCGAACAGGCCAGCCCCGCCGCCCTAGCGAGCTACATTCGCGGGCATTGGGGTATCGAGAACCGGTTGCATTGGATCCGCGATACCGCCTACCGCGAAGATGCTTCCCAGGTCCGTACCGGCAACGCCGCGCACTTGATGGCCACGATCCGAAACCTAGCGATCACCGTGCACCGTTTGGCTGGCGCGACGAACATCACCGCGGCCCTGCGCCATGCTGGCACACGCCCGAACACGATCAGAACCATCACCGGACTTTGA